From the Cohaesibacter sp. ES.047 genome, the window GCTCAAGTGCACCAAGTCGGCGATCAATGAGTTTTGCGACGGCCCCCGGCCCTTCACACGCGGCAAGAGCGGCACTCACCAGCTTGCGAAAAGCAGGATTTTGTTCGGTTTCATCCAAGATCAGTTGCGCCAGTTGTTCTGCGCCAAGCCCGATCAGCTTTTCGATTGATATTGCAGCTTTGCGCGCCATAGCTCGTACCTATCAGTTTTGTCGTGGTGCAGGCAGCAACATGAATGTCACACTCTGTTTCAGGAAAAGACTTCTCCCCAAAACTAATCATTCATTTTGACGTTGGATGGATCTCGTCGCAACTCTCGTAAAGATCTTTGAACAGGATATGAGGATCAACCGGTTCACCACTTGCTTCGTAAGATTTGTGGAAGATCATCTCCATCTTCCATTTGCACTTCATCGTGCACTAAGATGCTGCAGCTTGTTCGAACGGCAGGAATGCGGAAGCTGCCTTGCAACATATGATTGCCGGCGAATGTCCGCATAGGGCCGGAGTTTCCTCCGGCCCGTCATATTCAGATTTCGACGCTTTCGGAAATGGACAATGCGTCTTCTAGATCGACACCAAGATAACGGACCGTGCTGTCCATTTTGGTGTGGCCCAACAAGAGCTGGACAGCCCTCAGGTTCCCAGTCTTCTTATAAATCTGCGCAACTTTGGTTCTTCTCATAGAATGTGTTCCATAAGCGCTCGGTTCCAGCCCGATCGACTTGACCCATTCTTTAAGCAACCGGGCATATTGGCGTGTCGATATATGTTGGCGATCATGAAACCTACCGGGCCACAGATATTCATGGCCAATCATTGATGGGTGCATGATCCATTCGAAGAGAGACTTGCGGGTCCCTTCTGTGACTTCAAATCGAACAGGTGTCTTGGTTTTACTCTGCAAGATTGAAACCCGTTCCTTGATTGCGCCACTCGCAAAGACATCTGAAACGCGAAGCGTCACCAGATCACATCCGCGAAGTTTGCTATCAACGGCCAAATTGAACAATGCAAGATCTCGAATGGCACCTGCAAGCTCTAGCCTGACACGGATGGCCCAAACATGTTTTGGTTGAAGCGGGCGTTTCTGGCCGATAATCCGGCCTCTGTTCCAAGCACGTTTTTGAGGGACAATCATTGGCAATGTGGAAGCAGACATCTGCATTTTCTCCTAGCCAATCCCTCCATCCCAACGCTCAGACATTGAGCCTGATTACTTTGATATAGAAATGGAGGGTGAGCAAATTTCCGCTTGGAGCCCTCTATGGTCATTCCCAACGCGACAGCTTTCGCAAACGCAACATTGTTTCGAATGGAAGGAACGGCCCAATGCGGGCATTCGACAGCCATCATCTGGGGCAAGTCCTCTTCCCCATTGCTGTCATTCGAATGAGGTGCAGCATTTTCAGCAAACAGATGACGGATGGGCGGACGAAGCGGGCTTTCAACAATTAGCCTGTTTGCGTGATCAGCTCTTCAGCAGTGACTATCATTTTTTTGCATGAGTTTCGTCAACTGCACCTTATATACTGCTGTGCGCTTCCAAGAGTTCTCTGTACATTCTGTAGTCATAGCGTGTTTTAAATGCTGTCGTTCTTGGAGCTTTTTCAGTGTATGATCTCAGTCGTTTTCCCGAATTTGTCCTAGAGGGAAAACCTCTCTCTCAGCCGATTGGAAGTTTTGGTGAAGCGCTTGGAATAGGGGCGACGGGAGGAGTGGCAGCAATTGGCCGAATGATGTCGGTTCAGACCGAGATCACCAACCACACGGCGGCGAGCCTTATTCAATTTCTTCATTTCAGAACAACGACCACACGACAAGCGTACAACCGCTCAAGCCGTTGGTGGGGCCGCTGGTATAACAAGATGTCAGGCCAGCACCCGATCTACGTTCCGTTGAGTGGGCATCATCTTATTCAAATTTTGAACACAGCAGGACAAACGGATATAATTTCCCAAATTCCTCAAAAAGCTCGATGCGGAATGCGGCTCGATATTGCTGAAAACTATTTATCCGAATTGCAGAAAATATATCTCTCTCGGAAATAAGCATGCTGGTTTTCATATCGACTACGAACCGGATATGAACGTCCACCTTGGGCTCCAAACAGCCTGACGCAGCGCATTATCATGCGAAAACAGCCGTGATGCCCACGTTTTGCAATGGCGGCCCATACCGGACACTCGCCAGTCGACAAATGCTCCAAAGCAATTTCCCCGTTGCTGCCATTCGAACGAAGTGCAGCATTTTCAGTGGCGATGTGACCGGTGGGCGGACAAAGCGGCCGTTGCCAAAAGCCTCACGAATTCCATTTTGCTCGCTTCGGAGCGCCTTTCCGAACCGTTTCGTGGTCGGGCAGCGCTCCTTAGCATCAGTATATCTCAGCCGTTGATAGCAGCGAATGTTTCCTTGAAACGGCCTTCGGCTTCGGCTTTGCGCTGGAAATTGACGCGTACCACCATCACCTCGTCAGGAACCTCATCGCGCGACAGCATCTCCACGACCTCGTCTATGAAGTCCTGCAGAGGCATCGCGGCGGCGACTTGCGATTGGCCTGGCGTCAACTCTGTTGCGACGAGCGGTGGTGCGACTTCGTAGACATCCACCGGCGTATCGCGCAGCTGGTGACGCAGCGCCTGCGTCCATGCGTGGATCGCGGCCTTGGTCGCGGAGTACACCGGGTTCGCTGCTTTGGGAACAAAGGCCAGTCCCGAGGATACCGTCACCAGCGCCGCTTCGCTTTGGGTTTGCAAATGGGGTAGCAATGCCGCCGCTAGGCGAATGGGTGCGGTTAGGTTTGTGGCAATAGTGCGCTCGGCGACATCCATCTGCACGGGGTCGGCGGTGTAGTCCTCCGCTTCCATGATGCCCGCGTTCAGGATGACGGCATCAAGTTTCGGATGTTCGGCAATAACTTTTTCGGAGAAGGCCGCAAGTGCGCTTTCATCCGTGAGATCAAGACTGTAGCCGGTCATAGCGGGGTTTTTCTGCAGCATAGCTTGCAAGCTATGCCTCTTGCGCCCGGTGATGATGATGCGATTGCCCTTGGACTGGAGCGCCTCGGCGATAGCCTGTCCAATCCCTGAGTTGCCACCGGTGATGAGGATCGTGCGATTGGTAAAGATCATGCGTATGTGTTCCTTTCCTTGACTGGATGGAATATGTCTCCTCTGCTATCATTTGGAAAGAAGGCACCAAAAAGATTTATACCCACCCAAAAGAGAGTATGAAGCGCATGACAGATGGCACGTTGCGGCAAGACTTGCTGAACCTCCCCGAAACTGATCCGGTTGTGGATCGCCTTGTGGAACAGATTATTGGCCGGGTTGCCGACAAGTGGACAATGCTTCTGATCGAAATCCTCACGGAGCGGACGTGTTGCCGTTTCGGTGAACTCGCCAAAGCTTGCGAAGGGATCAGCCAGAAGATGCTGACGCAGACCTTGCGTGCGATGGAACGTGACGGGCTTGTGACTAGAACTGTCTATCCGGTTGTGCCCCCGAAGGTGGAGTATCGCTTGACGGATCTTGGTCTCGGTCTGAGCAAGGCATTCTGCGGCGTCTGGATTTGGGCCGAAGCCAATTTCGAGAGAATTGAACAGGCCCGCAGTGATTATGCTGATCGAAAAGCGCACGAAGAGCCGTAACTTAGGGCTCCTTCCTGACTGGTGCATCGCGGCAAACGGAATGGCATTGGTCAAGAAGGTAATTCGTAATCGCGGCCCAAAGCCGACCTTGGGCGATATCTCTCGCCGCTGCACTGCGGCTCATCATTCCGGACTTTCTCTGCGGCTGCATTCCCAGAAACTGCCAAACTGTTGCTCGGAGGTACGAAGTGGCCCTTCGACCCCGGCCATCCAACAACCGCTTCATTCCTACGGCCTGAATCGCTTGCAAAAGGACATCCGAACACAACTTTAGGTCAAGAGATAAACATGCTACTGTCCCAGTATGTTTGAGGTGAATTATGACTGTTATCCGAGAAATTTCGATCTCCAATTTTCGAGGCATCAAGGCGCTAAAGTGGTGGCCGAACCCAGGCATCAATTGCTTAATTGGGCCAGGAGACGGCGGAAAATCGACCATTCTCGATGCAATAGAACTCACCTTAGGGACTAGACAGAGCATTGTCTTTACTGATGCTGACTTCCACAGATGCCTAGTTGATGAGCCAATTGTAATCGATGTGACGCTGGGAGCTCTTCCCGATGAGTTGCGAAACCTAGAGGCATACGGCCACTTTCTGCGAGGTTGGGACCCGCAAACCGGGGCTATTCACAACGAGACATCTGCAGCGCTGGAAACGGTATTGACTATTCGTCTGATTGTAAGGGACGATTTGGAGCCGCAATGGTTGCTGTTTTCTGAAGGCCCATCCGCCCAGGGCCTTGAGCGGAACCTCCAGTGGAAGCATCGGCAGCTAGTTGCGCCAATACGGCTCGGCACCGTTGCATCACACCATATGGCTCTGGGCCCGCGATCCGTGCTCGGGAAGCTCTCTCCCGACAAGACACAGGCGTCAGCCGCATTGGCGGCGGCATCCAGACAAGCCCGGCAGGCTTTTGCAGAGCAGGGCTGTGGTGGCGTCGATGAAGTGCTGGCGACCTCCAGAACCATCGCCAACAACATGGGAATCCCCGTTGAGCAGGTGAATGCCCTATTGGACGTAAAAGGGGTGACGTTTTCAGGGGGTGCAATTGCCCTTCACGACGAAGATCAGGTTCCGCTCAAGAATCTTGGTTCCGGTTCCATGCGCTTGCTCGTCGCAGGACTTCAAAAGGTCGCAGGTCAATCAAGTATCTCGATCATCGACGAAGCAGAGTTTGGCTTGGAACCCTACCGGATTATCCGCTTGCTTGATTCGCTGGGTGCAAAATCAAACGATTCTTCGCAGCAAGTCTTTTTGACGACACACTCGCCAGTTGTATTGCGCGAACTGTCGTCAATTCAGTTACACGCAGTGCGGGCGACGCGCACCACTACACCCGCCCTAGTTAACAACGGTGAACTCATTCAGCCTACCACAAAGACGACTTCCAATTCTGTGTTCCCACTTGGGGAATCTGAAGACGCTCAGAAGACGCTGAGGGCGTGCGCAGACGCCTTTCTCGCGCCGAGTGTCATTGTTTGTGAGGGGAAGACCGAGATTGGCGTAATCCGAGGGTTGGATTTGTGCTGGCAAAGCCTTGGTCAGAGGAGTTTGCTAGCAAACGGTTGCCACTGGGCCGATGGTGGCGGCTCAACAATGATGGAACGTGCTAAAATCTTTGCGCGTATGGGTTATCGAACCGCTTTGTTCATGGACTCCGATGTCGCCTACGATGCTGCGAGTTATTCGGAATTGGCAACTCACGGCATTTCCGTGTTCCGTTGGCGAGATGGGTATTCCACCGAATCTGCAATCTTCGCATCCGTGCCTGCGGCGCAGATACCCGGACTTCTTTCAATTGCCTGCGAATGGCGATCAGAAGACTCCATTGACGGAAAAATCCGTCACGCGAGCAACCGTCAATACAATCTACAGCAATGCCGAGATCAATTTGTCGATGCAATGCGACCTGTGTTGGGGCAATGCGCTGGCGATGGTAAATGGTTCAAAGACATTGAGCCTGCTGAACGGGCGTTGAGGGAAGTCATTGCCCCGGCCTGGCAAAGTACAGGTACAATTTTCACGGCCCCCCTGAATTCGCTTTGGCATTGGATCAGCACATCGCCGACAGTGCAGCCAGCGAATCCCCCTGTCGGCGTGTAAACTCAGATGGTTGGCGTACACGACATACTTCAGGCGCAACGCGGGCATGTCATTGCTCCCGCAGGATGCGGCAAGACCGAGTTGATCGCAAAGACCATTGTTCAGGCAAAAGGTAAGCCGGTCCTCGTCCTTACCCACACCACCGCGGGCGTTGCCGCGCTAAGGCAGAGGTTGCATCGAGATGGCGTGCCAGCGTCCAACTACAGGCTCAACACGATTGCGGGCTGGGCACTGGCAATTATCTCCATGTTTCCGGAGCGAGCAGGATACCTGCATGATCCGCAAAATGCTCCCAACTACACTGCAGTGCAAAACGCGGTTGGTGGGCTATGTGCATCTGGGGCTATCAATTCAGAGATTGCCGCAACGTATTCGCGGGTCTTGGTCGATGAGTACCAAGACTGTTCAGTCAGCCAACACCTGATCATTTCTGGCCTCGCGAACGCAATTCCAACGGTTGTGTTCGGCGATCCGATGCAAGCAATCTTTGGGTTTGGCGACGACCCGCTTCCGGACTGGACGACGCAAGTGGTCCCAACCTTTCCTAAAATCGGGCGGTTGGATATCCCCTGGCGCTGGAACAACACTGGCGCCAACGATCTTGGAGCTTGGCTTCTTGCCATTCGCGGGGCGTTGGAAGCTGGACAGACGATTGATCTTCGCACTCTACCCTCGCGCGTCGCGTGGCATCCTCTCGGCGCGGATCAAAACGCCAACGCCGCGGCCCAGATAGCTCTGCAATACGATGTAGCCAAAACCAACCCTCATGAGACGATCCTAATAATTGGTGACTCCATGCAAGCGGCCTCGCGACACAATTTCGCAAGCCGCGCAAAGGGAGTTGGAGTTGTCGAGCCAGTAGATCTCCGTGATGTCGTAGGCGATGCAAACCAAATGGACGGAAAATCAGGTCAAGAACTCCTTGATGCCTGCATTGGATTTCTTATCAAGGTCATGACGAACGTGTATGGCGATAAACTCAATGCGCGCGTTCAGTCGATCCTAGGAAATCGTAATCGCACACCTCCAACCGCCCCTGAGGTTGCCGCCATCTCTCTGGTTCAAGGGGGCGGATACCTCGAGGCCGTGCAATTTCTGAAAGCGATGGCAGGCGACCGTGACAGACGAGTCTATCGACAAAGTGCGTTCAACATTATGGTCCAGGCACTCCAAATCGCATTGACGGCACCAGGCGGTAGTCTTCCAGCAGCTATCGCCGGTCTTCGCGAACAACGCCGTCACGCAGGTAGAGTAATTCCGCCAAAAGCTGTAGGCTCAACTCTTCTCCTGAAAGGACTGGAGGCTGATCACGTAGTAATCTTAGATGCGGATCGACCAGGTAACGCGATGTCGAAAGAGCACCTGTATGTCGCGCTGACTAGGGGGGCGAGATCCGTATCGGTCTTCTCGCGTAGTCCAAACCTGCCGTAACCCGCTTTTCTCGGTTGGACGCCACTAATGCTGACCTGAGATTGACCGTACAAAATGACGCACACCTCATTATTACGAAGTTGTTGCCCTGCCAACGCCGCTTGAACGTCCGCAATCGATCGCTCGGATAGCCGGGGGGCGGTCGCAGCGAAATTCCGCTTTCCGCCCGTTTTACCAATTCACCTGACTCTGTTCAATGTCCTGTAAACGGTCGGTCTCGAGACTGCGAAGATTTCGGCCAAGTCGCTGATAGAGTGATCCCCTGTCTCATGCATCCGTTTGAGCTCATTCTGTTGTTTCGGAGATAGCTTCGGCTGTTTCCCGCGCAGCTTACCTTTGGCTTTGGCAATTGCCATGCCTTCCTTCGTTCGCATTCGGATCAAGTCTGCCTCGAATTCGGCAAAGGTGGCCAGAATATTGAAGAACATCTTGCCCATAGGGTCTGCTGGATCATAGATGGATTGTCCCAGGGCCAATTTTACACCCTTGCTTTCCAACTGGTCAGCGATTGAACGGGCATCAGGAACGGATCGTGCCAACCGATCCAGTTTTGAAACAATAAAGGTGTCGCCTTCTCGGGATGCAGCAAGGGCTCTCTCGAGACCGGGGCGGTCCCTGTTGGTGCCGGTCAAACCATGATCCATATGAATGTTCTCTTCCTTGACGCCGAGATCTATTAGAGCCGTTTTCTGGACCATTAGGTCTTGTTTGTCAGTGGAACAGCGAGCATAGCCAATTTTCATGGAAATTTGTCCGCAAAAGGGGCCTTCAATGAGAATTAAATCGTACCACCCTTACGTTACAAATCAAGTGAAGAGAATTCCTCAATGCGATAAATGTCGAAAAATGTACGATGAAGGATCCTCTTGCGGACAACGATTTCGATCACTTAAGAAAGCAGCCTCTGGAATTGCTGCGCAATTGCCTCGGCGGCGCGAAGAATATTGGAAGACAGCACTCGATATGTCTTGTCTCAAGAGGATGTAGTGGCATTTTCAATGGCCATGGACACTCCGCCATCTCCCACGGCAAGGGCGATCAAGGCTGCAAAGGACTATCATAGCCGTGAAGCACTTGCCGACTGAAGAGCCATATTTATCACAACATATCCTCAGCATGGCATGAAAGGCATTACGCGGCGGAACAACTCATCGACGACCGTTAAGTATTCCAGTAGTTCTTCACGCATCAATCTTCCCTCTTTCACAATTATCCAAGACATATTAAGTTGCCCGCAGGATGGATATATTCACCATCTCGGGGCGTGAGAACTCCATATCAGGCGGTCGGTGTCGACCGAATTGGCACCTCCTCGATCTATGGTCGGGGAGGCTGCGACGCATGTCCAGAGCTTCGGCTTAAAGGTCGCGGCGGTCGTCCTGGTACGACTTCTCAACTCCCCGGTCACCAAGTCATTCTTGGTGACCATTTCCTTGGATTGAGAAGAGTAGGGGGCGCAATGTCGAGCTGGAACCTCAAGGTAAAAACAGATGAAACAGCATGTTATCGCGTAAAAGGCCAACGAGGACCATTGTGTCGAAAATCATCGACACTGCAAGATCATAAGCAGACCGCAAAATGACCATTCCTGGCTATCAATCACTAATGCTGCCGGTCTTGCGTTATGCGGCTCAGGCGGAACAACGGGTTCCACCTCTTTCCGAGAAGATTGCTGTCGACTTTGATCTGTCAGCTGCAGAATGCGAAAAGATGCTGCAGAATGGCGGCCAGAGTATTCTCAAAAATCGGATACACTGGGCGAAATACTATATGCACAAGGCTGGATTGGTTGATTGTCCCGCGCGAGGACGTTTCATCGCCTCCGATGCAGGCAAAAGACTGCTGGCAACAAATCCGCAGAGGCTGGACTATCAACACCTTTTGTCCATCCCACAATTTGCCGCTTACCATGCAGCAAATAAGAAGCAAGGCAATGGCGCCTCAACGCGTTTGAAATATGGTGACGATACAGCGAAAGAGGCATCGACCCCAGAGGAGCAGATTGAAGATGCATTTGCAGCCCTTAACACGGCTCTTCAAACCGAATTGCTTGATCGAATAAGGGAGAATTCTCCAGCATTCTTTGAGCAGGTAATCGTCGAACTTCTCATTGCCATGGGATATGGCGGGTCTCATAAAAACGCAGCAGAGCAATTGGGCCGATCTGGGGATGGTGGCGTTGACGGCGTCATTAATGAGGATCGACTGGGTCTTGATCGCATATATGTTCAGGCCAAGAGGCATGCTTCGTCGAACAAGATCGGAAGGCCGGACATGCAGGCATTTGTTGGCTCTCTGGTTGGCTTCGGCGTAACAAAAGGTGTTTTCGTGACCACCTCATCCTTCACTGACAGTGCGACGAAATATACGAGAAGCCTGCCACAACGCGTGATACAAATAGACGGGGTTCGTTTGGCGGAGCTGATGATTGAACATGGTGTGGGTACCCGGGCCTATCGCACCATTCAGGTTCAGCGCCTGGACGAGGACTTCTTTTCTGAAGACGGATAGAACCAGCCGGCAGAGTGTTCCCCGGCGCGAAGAAGGACAGAGCAATGCCGAAATCATCGAATATACCAACGGATCATTTGCCAAACCCTCATCCTGGTGAAGTTCTGCTGGAAGAGTTTCTGAAGCCTATGCACCTGAGCCAAGATGAACTCGCACGAGCCGTTCATACACCTTGCAGCCAAATTGACGAGATCGTTATTGGAAAGCGTGAGATTTCTGCAGATATGGATCGACGATTTGCCCGCTACTTTGGTCTGTCCGAGGGCTTTTTCCTCGGGCTGCAATCTGATTATGATTTGTTGGAACACTGGCGCGATACAGTCAAATGACCGGTTCGTCATCACTGACGGTGCAAAAAAATCGTAGAGAGATTCAGGGGTGTAATATGGAGGTCAATCTTCTCGAAGCGAAAGCCAAACTCTCGGAGCTTGTCGAGAGAAGCGTTGCCGGCGAAGAAGTTATTATCACCAAAGCGGGTAAGCCGCTCGTGCGACTTATCAAATACGAAGTTGATCCTAATCCTTGCAGGTTGGGCCTCTACAAGGAGGACGGTATTTCGATGGGTAAAGGCATTCATGACGGTGATGTCAAGCTCTCCGTCATGTTCGGGCTGGAGGAATGATGAGGCGACCGATTCTGGAAACTCCGTCACCACTGGTGGTACAGAAACTGGGAATCCGCGTTACCAGAAGAGACATATCGTCCTGTTCTTGGAAATTGGCCCTATGGGCCAATGCGTCTCTGTTCGGCTTGACACTTGGCGGTCCGCTCGAACCGAGACGCGACCAAACGGACACTCTGTAAGCTTACTGAGAACTCGTTCAGTTTTCGTGCATAATATTGCTTTGACTCAATGCAATTATACCATCGAGCAGAATTCAGAACCGATATGCCCATTCTCGCAATCCGATGGACATGATGATCCAAGGTTGACCGACGAGTTTGTTCCAAGCTTCGCAACATATCGCGAGGATTTCCTCGTAGGATGAAAAGATCCGATTGGAAAGCCAGTTTTCCCGCATGAACTGCCATATATTCTCGACCGGGTTCAATTCTGGCGACCTTGGTGGTAGCGGGAGCAATGTGATGTTGTCCGGCACGTCGAGATTTTGCGTTGTGTGCCAGCCGGCCTGATCGAGAATGAGGATTGCGTGGGCTCCATCAGCGACTTGGCCGGAGATTTCTTCCAGATGCCACTGCATGGCTTGGATGTTGCAAAAGGGCAGAACCAATCCAGCCCCTACACCACGGGCCGGGCAGATAGCCCCGAAGATATAGACTGACTTTGTCCTTTGATCTTTCGGTGCAACAGGGCGGGTTCCGCGCTTTGCCCAACGACGTGTGATCTTGGTTTTCTGTCCGACACGCGCCTCGTCCTGCCACCACACTTCTATCGGGGTTCCTTTCGGGAGCTTTTTGCAGACTTCTGCCAACTCGGCTGGGAAGTTTTTTTAAATTCATCCATCGCGAATTGATTCTGCCCTCTATGGCGGGGGCGAGCCGAGAGCTTCGTAAACCCAAGGGCACGTAGTTCACGACCAACAGAGGATTCTTCCAAGGAGATGCCATATTCCTCATAGATCCAGCGAGCCAGATCCTTGCGCCGCCAGCGCACAACACCATGAATGGCCGGGATAGGTCCCTGTTCGACAATTGCGGCGAGACCCTTGCGCTGTTCATCATCCAGTTTGCTGGGGGCTCCAGAACGTGCCTTGTCGATCAGCCCCGTTGGGCCTTCGGTATTGAAGCGAAGCACCCAATCCCGGATTATTTGCAAGGTAACGCCGCCAATGCGGGCTGCATCACTCCGTTTGCCGCCATCGTAAATTTCGGCCAGTGCCAAAAGCCGACGGCTCTGGTTGGCATGCTTGCTAGCCTTGGACAACTGCCGCAAGGCCTGCCCGTCATAATCTTCACGAAGTGATACTGCTCTGCCCATTCTGCCATCCTCTAAATCAATGAAAGCCATTGATTCAGAAAACGATCAAAAAGGGAATCCCGAATTTGAGTCATAACTTCTGCTTGTTGGTATTAGTCGCTCAGATAGCGTTGTTTGCCGCATCTGACTTTCGGCACGCTGCACACCAGCTTCAATACTGTCCAAATCACCAATCAGGACAATTTGTTCAACTGCCCTTGTTATTGCCGTGTAGATCAATGACCGATCAAGGATCCTTGATTTGAATACAGGAATAATCACGCGGTTCCATTGGCTTCCTTGAGCCTTATGAACACTGATAGCATAAGCAAGATCTATGTATTCAGCGTCATATTGGGTCAGTTCCAACTCTTGACCATCCAAATCAACCAATGCTTTGCCATCAGGCAGCCTTCTCAGATATCGCCCCATAGACCCATTCTGAAGATTGCGATCATAATCATTCTTGGTCCAGATCACAGGATCTCCCACCTTGATATCTAACCGATCTGGAAAGCTATCTCGACTATTACCACGCCAGTTTGAGAATGTGTGATTGATAGCTTCAATGCCTGCATCTCCAGCCTTAATGGGACTGATGATTTGCGTTTCCCCCCTTGTAGAGGTGATTTCTTTGCCAACATTCATGATGCATTGAATGGCATCGCCAACTTCACAAGGAACAAAACTCACACCTGACGCACGACCGTCAAATGACTTCAATTCAGGCATTCGCCCAGTTCTGATTGCTTTTGCAACAATTGGAATTCCACTTGAATCTGCCTGACGCAAAACCCGATCAAGAAACGTTCGAGGTACCATTCTGGATTCGATCAGTGTATGGAATACAAGACCAAATCCGATCGGGGGAAGCTGAGCAGGATCACCAACAAGCAACAGATTGCCTTGTCCAAGGCGCCTCAAAACACGATAAAAAGTGGGCAAATCCACCATCGACGCTTCATCAATAATGACAAAGCTCTCTGGACCAAGTTCTATGAAGTCATCACTAAAGCTCATCAAAAACTTCGCAATTGTAGATGTCGGCCGCCCAGTGGCTTCTGAGATGCGTTTAGCCGCACGGCCCGACAGAGCCATCAAATGCAATTCTCGACCATAAGTCTCAGCAAGATCAGCAATTGTACTGAGGACCGTGGTTTTACCAGCACCAGCATATCCGGCAAGAAGGCTCAAACGGTTTGTCAAAGCCATGCCAATGGCCTCCCGCTGCCGGTCTGTCAGAGACCATTTTGACGCTTCGTCAAATGATGCCAAAAATTCATCAATCTGATGTGGTTGGATTTGACTTGCAATCAGATC encodes:
- a CDS encoding IS630 family transposase (programmed frameshift) gives rise to the protein MGRAVSLREDYDGQALRQLSKASKHANQSRRLLALAEIYDGGKRSDAARIGGVTLQIIRDWVLRFNTEGPTGLIDKARSGAPSKLDDEQRKGLAAIVEQGPIPAIHGVVRWRRKDLARWIYEEYGISLEESSVGRELRALGFTKLSARPRHRGQNQFAMDEFKKNFPAELAEVCKKLPKGTPIEVWWQDEARVGQKTKITRRWAKRGTRPVAPKDQRTKSVYIFGAICPARGVGAGLVLPFCNIQAMQWHLEEISGQVADGAHAILILDQAGWHTTQNLDVPDNITLLPLPPRSPELNPVENIWQFMRENWLSNRIFSSYEEILAICCEAWNKLVGQPWIIMSIGLREWAYRF
- a CDS encoding AAA family ATPase, giving the protein MNNIRNLNKEPDCLIATRSNCIAEENETFPMDGSRHRAMEHPYAVSTLERVLSRDPRFEGIGEKRAAALRKTFGASLHQVLSSVSMGQEGQNSRAILYEVLPEKIADTLLAVYPEMIAEMDLAQWLDEIGVDAKIAANIVKAWGAAGASSIRANPFLLVGWIGWKQVVRIARAMGMTVDDRRWQVGAVEAVLYQGLDEKHTIVRGQKLRNEINRLFQGKGDPLEAAQAALDDAGAAVWGNGLQPVGAALMEAYCADRITEIAGQSAQTDLIASQIQPHQIDEFLASFDEASKWSLTDRQREAIGMALTNRLSLLAGYAGAGKTTVLSTIADLAETYGRELHLMALSGRAAKRISEATGRPTSTIAKFLMSFSDDFIELGPESFVIIDEASMVDLPTFYRVLRRLGQGNLLLVGDPAQLPPIGFGLVFHTLIESRMVPRTFLDRVLRQADSSGIPIVAKAIRTGRMPELKSFDGRASGVSFVPCEVGDAIQCIMNVGKEITSTRGETQIISPIKAGDAGIEAINHTFSNWRGNSRDSFPDRLDIKVGDPVIWTKNDYDRNLQNGSMGRYLRRLPDGKALVDLDGQELELTQYDAEYIDLAYAISVHKAQGSQWNRVIIPVFKSRILDRSLIYTAITRAVEQIVLIGDLDSIEAGVQRAESQMRQTTLSERLIPTSRSYDSNSGFPF